One stretch of Comamonas testosteroni DNA includes these proteins:
- a CDS encoding fatty acid desaturase, whose product MSLDIASIWNAVVDWMANGLWDLSWWQLLLYTLITTHFTIAGVTIYLHRSQAHRALDLGPIPSHFFRFWLWLGTGMVTKEWVAIHRKHHAKCETADDPHSPQTRGLGKVMREGAELYRAEAKNEETLRKYGHGTPDDWMERNIYRHSVMGPSLMLILNVALFGAIGLSIWAVQMVWIPFWAAGVVNGVGHFWGYRNYEATDASTNLVPWGLIIGGEELHNNHHTFPTSAKFSVKPYEFDIGWFYISLMQKLGWAKVKKTPPRLRMGAVKPVADELTLEAIIANRYEVMARYARGVRAAVQHELDLLKQKQAQKSDVSLLKGVQRWLHRDADKVPERAQGQLAQARAAHPVIDQMLVMREELRQLWLNTSLSREQLTGQLQAWCQRAEASGIAALKDFSVKLRAAHV is encoded by the coding sequence ATGTCGCTGGATATAGCCTCGATCTGGAATGCCGTCGTGGATTGGATGGCCAATGGCCTGTGGGATCTGTCGTGGTGGCAGCTGCTGCTCTACACCCTGATCACCACCCACTTCACGATTGCGGGCGTCACCATCTATCTGCACCGCAGCCAGGCGCATAGGGCGCTGGATCTGGGGCCTATTCCTTCGCATTTCTTCCGGTTCTGGCTCTGGCTGGGCACGGGCATGGTGACCAAGGAATGGGTGGCCATCCACCGCAAGCACCACGCCAAGTGCGAGACCGCGGACGACCCGCACAGCCCGCAGACCCGCGGCCTGGGCAAGGTGATGCGCGAAGGTGCCGAGCTGTACCGCGCCGAGGCCAAGAACGAGGAAACGCTCAGGAAATACGGTCACGGCACGCCCGACGACTGGATGGAGCGCAATATCTATCGCCATTCGGTGATGGGTCCCTCGCTGATGCTCATCCTGAATGTGGCGCTGTTCGGTGCGATCGGACTGTCGATCTGGGCCGTGCAGATGGTCTGGATTCCATTCTGGGCTGCGGGCGTGGTCAACGGCGTGGGGCATTTCTGGGGCTATCGCAATTACGAGGCGACGGATGCCTCCACCAATCTGGTGCCCTGGGGTCTCATCATCGGTGGCGAAGAACTGCACAACAACCACCATACCTTCCCCACTTCGGCCAAGTTCTCCGTCAAGCCCTACGAGTTCGATATCGGCTGGTTCTATATCAGCCTCATGCAGAAGCTGGGCTGGGCCAAGGTCAAGAAGACCCCACCGCGCCTGCGCATGGGCGCCGTCAAGCCCGTGGCCGACGAGCTGACGCTGGAAGCCATCATTGCCAATCGCTACGAGGTCATGGCCCGCTATGCGCGCGGCGTGCGCGCGGCGGTTCAGCACGAGCTGGATCTGCTCAAGCAGAAGCAGGCGCAGAAGTCGGATGTTTCCCTGCTCAAGGGCGTGCAGCGCTGGCTGCACCGCGATGCCGACAAGGTGCCCGAGCGTGCCCAGGGCCAGCTGGCGCAGGCGCGCGCTGCGCACCCGGTGATTGACCAGATGCTGGTCATGCGTGAAGAGCTGCGCCAGCTGTGGCTCAACACCAGCCTGAGCCGCGAGCAGCTGACAGGCCAGCTGCAGGCCTGGTGTCAGCGTGCCGAAGCCAGCGGCATTGCGGCACTCAAGGATTTCTCCGTCAAGCTGCGCGCTGCCCACGTCTGA
- a CDS encoding PLP-dependent aminotransferase family protein produces the protein MLTSTTSESLPVDDAASDALLPLYQRLAAHYSAAIELGSLKPGERMPSVRELMTRHDISLSTALQVLRFLEAQGCLEARPRVGYFVCATRTGDIPLTSEPDLSQPLSPGAHAHFVGINEHISLLLERGRQAEVYMDIGGCTPPASLFDHHYLNKTVTRLLREHPTLLSQGRSLLANQGNHPLFQQAMARRALASGIRVAPADVLATTGNSEAVSLALAAVASPGDMVAVESPTYYGLLQVVESLQLKTLEIPCSPRTGMSIEALELAFQTQPRLKAVVVVPDLQMPLGARMPDENKARLVALCAAHGAALIEDDSYGLFVEGLPVKPLKAWDSVSGHVIYCQAFNKSLAPGLRQGWMNGGQWHGRIQMLKFAQSRNTQTLGQLVVAEVLGSPTHQRSLEKLRQQLKRQREAMARLVARHFPLGTRMSLPSGGLCLWLEFPAQMSTSDLFTAALARGIRIAPGSMFSNSGRYEHCMRLACTHPVDELMERAMQDLGAMACRQLGQSPRS, from the coding sequence ATGCTGACTTCCACCACCTCCGAATCACTGCCTGTCGATGATGCGGCAAGCGATGCGCTGCTGCCGCTGTATCAACGGCTGGCCGCGCACTACAGCGCAGCCATAGAGCTGGGGAGCTTGAAGCCCGGGGAGCGCATGCCGTCGGTGCGCGAGCTGATGACGCGGCATGACATCAGTCTCTCGACAGCCTTGCAGGTGCTGCGTTTTCTGGAAGCGCAGGGCTGTCTGGAGGCCAGGCCCCGCGTGGGCTACTTCGTGTGCGCGACGAGGACGGGCGATATTCCTCTGACCAGCGAACCGGACCTGAGCCAGCCGCTGTCTCCCGGCGCGCATGCGCATTTCGTGGGCATCAACGAGCATATTTCTCTGCTGCTCGAGCGCGGCCGCCAGGCCGAGGTCTATATGGACATCGGTGGCTGCACGCCGCCTGCCTCCTTGTTCGATCATCACTATCTGAACAAGACCGTCACCAGGCTGCTGCGCGAGCATCCGACGCTGCTCTCGCAGGGGCGCTCTCTGCTGGCCAATCAGGGCAATCATCCGCTGTTTCAGCAGGCCATGGCCAGACGGGCGCTGGCCTCCGGTATCCGTGTGGCGCCTGCAGACGTGCTGGCAACCACCGGCAATTCCGAAGCGGTGAGTCTGGCGCTGGCTGCCGTCGCATCCCCCGGGGACATGGTGGCCGTCGAGTCTCCAACCTATTACGGCCTGCTGCAGGTGGTGGAGTCCTTGCAGCTGAAAACGCTGGAGATTCCCTGCAGCCCGCGCACCGGCATGTCCATCGAGGCGCTGGAGCTGGCTTTTCAGACCCAGCCGCGCCTGAAGGCCGTGGTGGTAGTGCCGGATCTGCAGATGCCTTTGGGTGCACGCATGCCGGACGAGAACAAGGCCAGACTCGTGGCTCTGTGCGCAGCCCATGGGGCGGCACTGATCGAGGATGACTCCTACGGTCTGTTTGTCGAAGGGCTGCCGGTGAAGCCGCTCAAGGCCTGGGACAGTGTCTCCGGGCATGTGATCTATTGCCAGGCCTTCAACAAAAGTCTGGCGCCGGGTCTGCGTCAGGGCTGGATGAATGGCGGCCAATGGCACGGCCGTATCCAGATGCTGAAATTTGCGCAAAGCCGCAATACCCAGACGCTGGGACAGCTGGTCGTGGCCGAGGTGCTGGGCTCACCCACCCATCAGCGCAGCCTGGAAAAGCTCAGGCAGCAGCTCAAGCGGCAGCGCGAGGCCATGGCCAGACTGGTGGCACGCCATTTTCCGCTGGGCACGCGCATGAGTCTGCCAAGTGGCGGCCTGTGTCTGTGGCTGGAGTTCCCTGCGCAGATGTCCACCTCGGACTTGTTCACGGCAGCATTGGCGCGCGGCATACGCATTGCGCCGGGCAGCATGTTCTCCAACTCCGGCCGATACGAGCACTGCATGCGTCTGGCCTGCACCCATCCGGTCGACGAACTCATGGAAAGGGCGATGCAGGATCTGGGCGCGATGGCCTGCCGGCAACTGGGGCAGAGTCCGCGCAGCTAG
- the rpmG gene encoding 50S ribosomal protein L33, with protein sequence MAAKGGREKIKLASTAGTGHFYTTTKNKKTMPEKMSIIKFDPKARKHVEYKETKLK encoded by the coding sequence ATGGCTGCTAAAGGCGGACGCGAAAAGATCAAGCTGGCTTCCACTGCTGGTACCGGTCACTTCTACACAACGACCAAGAACAAGAAGACGATGCCTGAAAAGATGTCGATCATCAAGTTCGACCCCAAGGCTCGCAAGCACGTCGAGTACAAGGAAACCAAGCTGAAGTAA
- the rpmB gene encoding 50S ribosomal protein L28 gives MARVCEVTGKKPMVGNNVSHANNKTKRRFLPNLQYRRFWVESENRWVRLRVSSAALRLIDKNGIDSVLADMRARGQA, from the coding sequence ATGGCACGCGTATGTGAAGTTACGGGCAAGAAGCCCATGGTGGGCAACAATGTTTCCCACGCCAACAACAAGACCAAGCGTCGTTTCCTCCCCAACCTGCAATACCGCCGCTTCTGGGTGGAGAGCGAAAACCGTTGGGTGCGCCTGCGCGTTTCCAGCGCTGCTCTGCGCCTGATCGACAAGAACGGTATCGACTCCGTGCTCGCAGACATGCGCGCTCGTGGCCAAGCTTAA
- the trxB gene encoding thioredoxin-disulfide reductase produces MSSTKHAQVLILGSGPAGYTAAVYAARANLKPLLITGMAQGGQLMTTTEVDNWPADVMGVQGPELMQRFQEHAERFKTEIVFDHINQVDLSKRPFTLTGDSGVYTCDSLIIATGASAKYLDLPSEEAFMGRGVSACATCDGFFYREQPVCVIGGGNTAVEEALYLSNIASKVTLVHRRDKFKAEPILVDKLMDKVKEGKIELKTHFTLDEVLGDQSGVTGIRIKSTQDGHTEEVKLQGAFIAIGHHPNTDIFQGQLELENGYIVTQGGLKGFATQTSVPGVFAAGDCQDHVYRQAITSAGTGCMAALDAQRFLEQES; encoded by the coding sequence ATGTCCTCTACCAAACACGCACAAGTTCTCATCCTCGGCTCCGGCCCTGCCGGCTATACCGCAGCCGTATACGCTGCCCGTGCCAACCTCAAGCCCCTGCTGATTACCGGCATGGCCCAGGGTGGCCAGTTGATGACCACCACCGAAGTGGACAACTGGCCTGCCGACGTCATGGGCGTGCAGGGCCCCGAGCTGATGCAGCGTTTTCAGGAACATGCCGAGCGCTTCAAGACCGAAATCGTTTTCGACCACATCAACCAGGTTGACCTCTCCAAGCGCCCCTTCACCCTGACCGGCGACAGCGGCGTCTACACCTGCGACTCGCTGATCATCGCCACCGGCGCATCGGCCAAGTACCTGGATCTGCCCTCCGAGGAGGCCTTCATGGGTCGCGGCGTGTCCGCCTGCGCCACCTGCGACGGCTTCTTCTATCGCGAGCAGCCCGTCTGCGTGATCGGCGGCGGCAACACGGCCGTGGAAGAGGCCCTGTATCTGTCCAACATCGCCAGCAAGGTCACCCTCGTGCACCGCCGCGACAAATTCAAGGCCGAGCCCATCCTCGTGGACAAGTTGATGGACAAGGTCAAGGAAGGCAAGATCGAGCTCAAGACCCATTTCACACTGGATGAAGTGCTGGGCGACCAGAGCGGCGTGACCGGCATCCGCATCAAGAGCACGCAGGACGGCCACACGGAAGAGGTCAAGCTGCAAGGCGCCTTCATCGCCATCGGCCACCACCCCAACACCGACATCTTCCAGGGTCAGCTGGAGCTGGAAAACGGCTACATCGTCACTCAGGGCGGCCTCAAGGGCTTTGCCACACAGACCAGCGTGCCCGGCGTGTTCGCCGCCGGCGACTGCCAGGACCATGTCTACCGCCAGGCCATCACCAGCGCCGGCACCGGCTGCATGGCGGCCCTGGATGCCCAGCGCTTCCTGGAACAGGAATCCTGA
- a CDS encoding DNA translocase FtsK, protein MTYTLNASNASSSSKSKSRAATPRYGVIRFSQEVLLLIGLLALVFWLMAMFTYSPQDAAWSTSGAGQKPFVHNWMGRVGAWLADACYFGFGMSIWWLVLAAVQTWVTSLVRWMRGGVNKDGSPLALMPLWRRRFLFWGGLAILMIASCALEWTRLYRFENLLPGPAGGVFGYMMGFNALKWLGFAGSGLIGICLFVLGAAMVFGFSWGKLAEGLGARLDGMVQFGRERREIAKDVSVGKRAAREREEVVFDRTEGAIAAPVHQPVQIIEPVLQETSQPSARVVKERQKPLFTDHPDSKLPQVDLLDQAQQRQELVSAETLEMTSRLIEKRLKDFGVEVRVVAAMPGPVITRYEIEPATGVKGSQIVNLAKDLARSLSLVSIRVIETIPGKNYMALELPNAKRQSIRLSEVLGSQVYHDAKSLLTMGLGKDIVGNPVVADLAKMPHVLVAGTTGSGKSVGINAMILSLLYKAEARDVRLLMIDPKMLEMSVYEGIPHLLCPVVTDMKQAANGLNWCVAEMERRYKLMSKLGVRNLAGYNSKIDEAKAREESIPNPFSLTPEEPEPLQRLPHIVIVIDELADLMMVVGKKIEELIARLAQKARAAGIHLILATQRPSVDVITGLIKANIPTRIAFQVSSKIDSRTVLDQMGAETLLGMGDMLYMASGTGLPIRVHGAFVSDDEVHRVVSYLKEQGDPDYIEGILEGGSVDGEGGDDDGEGGGGGEKDELYDQAVEIVLKDRKASISYVQRKLRIGYNRSANLLEQMEKAGLVSSLTSSGQRDVLVPARSE, encoded by the coding sequence ATGACATATACATTGAACGCTTCGAACGCGTCTTCTTCCAGCAAATCAAAATCCCGCGCTGCGACTCCGCGCTATGGAGTGATTCGCTTCAGCCAGGAGGTTTTGCTGTTGATCGGCCTGCTGGCACTGGTGTTCTGGCTCATGGCCATGTTCACCTACTCGCCGCAAGATGCAGCCTGGTCCACCTCGGGTGCCGGGCAAAAGCCGTTTGTGCATAACTGGATGGGCCGTGTGGGGGCCTGGCTGGCCGATGCCTGCTACTTCGGCTTCGGCATGTCCATCTGGTGGCTGGTGCTGGCCGCCGTGCAGACCTGGGTGACATCGCTGGTGCGCTGGATGCGTGGCGGGGTGAACAAGGACGGCAGCCCTCTGGCGCTGATGCCGCTGTGGCGCCGCCGCTTTCTGTTCTGGGGTGGCCTGGCCATTCTGATGATTGCCAGCTGCGCGCTGGAATGGACGCGTTTGTACCGTTTCGAGAACTTGCTGCCCGGCCCGGCCGGTGGCGTGTTTGGTTACATGATGGGCTTTAATGCCCTCAAATGGCTGGGTTTTGCGGGTTCGGGCCTGATCGGCATCTGCCTGTTCGTGCTGGGCGCAGCCATGGTGTTCGGCTTTTCCTGGGGTAAGCTGGCCGAGGGCCTGGGCGCTCGCCTGGACGGCATGGTGCAGTTTGGCCGCGAGCGTCGCGAAATTGCCAAGGATGTCTCTGTCGGCAAGAGAGCGGCCCGCGAACGTGAGGAAGTGGTGTTTGACCGCACCGAAGGTGCGATCGCTGCACCGGTGCATCAGCCTGTGCAGATCATCGAGCCCGTGCTGCAGGAGACCAGTCAGCCCAGCGCCCGGGTAGTGAAGGAACGCCAGAAGCCGCTGTTCACTGATCATCCGGACAGCAAGCTGCCTCAGGTGGACTTGCTGGACCAGGCCCAGCAGCGCCAGGAGCTGGTGTCTGCCGAGACGCTGGAGATGACCAGCCGGCTGATTGAAAAGCGTCTCAAGGACTTTGGCGTGGAAGTGCGTGTGGTTGCGGCCATGCCCGGCCCTGTGATCACACGCTACGAGATCGAGCCTGCCACGGGCGTCAAGGGCTCGCAGATTGTCAATCTGGCCAAGGATCTGGCGCGTTCGCTGTCCCTGGTGTCGATTCGCGTGATCGAGACCATTCCCGGCAAGAACTATATGGCCCTGGAGCTGCCCAATGCCAAGCGCCAGTCGATCCGCTTGTCCGAGGTGCTGGGCTCGCAGGTCTACCACGACGCCAAGAGCCTGCTGACCATGGGTCTGGGCAAGGACATCGTGGGTAACCCAGTGGTCGCCGATCTAGCCAAGATGCCCCACGTGCTGGTGGCCGGCACGACCGGCTCGGGCAAGTCCGTGGGCATCAACGCCATGATTCTGTCTCTGCTCTACAAGGCAGAGGCGCGCGATGTGCGCCTGCTCATGATCGACCCCAAGATGCTGGAAATGTCGGTCTATGAAGGCATTCCCCATCTGCTGTGCCCCGTGGTCACCGACATGAAGCAGGCGGCCAACGGCCTGAACTGGTGCGTGGCCGAGATGGAGCGCCGCTACAAGCTCATGAGCAAGCTCGGTGTGCGCAACCTGGCCGGCTACAACAGCAAGATCGACGAGGCCAAGGCGCGCGAGGAGTCGATTCCCAACCCCTTCAGCCTGACGCCCGAGGAGCCCGAGCCGCTGCAGCGCCTGCCGCACATCGTCATCGTGATCGACGAGCTGGCCGATCTGATGATGGTGGTGGGCAAGAAGATCGAAGAGCTCATCGCACGCCTTGCGCAAAAGGCGCGCGCGGCCGGCATTCATCTGATTCTTGCGACTCAGCGCCCCAGCGTGGACGTGATCACCGGCCTGATCAAGGCCAATATTCCCACGCGTATTGCCTTCCAGGTCTCCAGCAAGATCGACAGCCGCACCGTGCTGGACCAGATGGGAGCCGAGACGCTGCTGGGCATGGGCGACATGCTGTACATGGCCAGCGGCACCGGTCTGCCGATTCGGGTGCATGGCGCTTTTGTCTCCGATGACGAGGTGCACCGTGTGGTCAGCTATCTCAAGGAACAGGGCGATCCCGACTACATCGAAGGCATACTGGAAGGCGGCTCTGTCGACGGTGAGGGCGGTGATGACGATGGCGAAGGTGGAGGTGGAGGCGAAAAGGACGAGCTCTACGATCAGGCCGTCGAAATCGTGCTGAAAGACCGCAAGGCCAGCATTTCCTACGTTCAGCGCAAACTGCGCATCGGTTACAACCGCTCGGCCAATCTGCTCGAGCAGATGGAAAAGGCCGGCCTGGTCAGCTCGCTCACATCCAGCGGGCAGCGCGATGTTCTAGTTCCGGCTCGCAGCGAGTGA
- the lolA gene encoding outer membrane lipoprotein chaperone LolA: MKRLLTAILIAGSASAAMADGLKSLESFMKNAQAGKADFTQSVTSPPKSGQQARTKVSSGSFEFQRPGKFRFNYSKPFEQLIVADGKTLWLYDADLNQVTERAQAQVLGSTPAAILTSATDLKALKADFELGNQPDADGLEWVLASPRQKGGQLKSVRIGFTPEGKLAALDIEDSFGQRSLMQFKGLQTQASLPASTFHFTVPKGADVLKQ; the protein is encoded by the coding sequence ATGAAACGTCTTTTGACTGCAATTTTGATAGCTGGCAGCGCAAGTGCCGCAATGGCTGATGGCCTGAAAAGCCTTGAATCCTTCATGAAGAATGCCCAGGCAGGCAAGGCAGATTTCACCCAGTCCGTGACTTCGCCCCCCAAGTCCGGACAGCAAGCGCGTACCAAGGTGTCCAGCGGCAGCTTTGAATTTCAGCGCCCCGGCAAGTTCCGCTTCAACTACAGCAAGCCTTTCGAGCAACTCATCGTGGCCGACGGAAAGACACTGTGGCTGTATGACGCCGACCTGAATCAGGTGACGGAGCGTGCCCAGGCCCAGGTGCTGGGCAGCACACCGGCGGCCATCCTGACCTCGGCCACCGACCTCAAGGCCTTGAAGGCCGATTTCGAGCTGGGCAACCAGCCTGACGCCGACGGTCTGGAATGGGTGCTGGCCAGCCCCAGGCAGAAAGGCGGCCAGCTCAAGAGTGTGCGCATAGGCTTCACACCGGAAGGCAAGCTGGCGGCGCTGGATATCGAGGACAGCTTTGGTCAGCGTTCGCTGATGCAGTTCAAGGGCCTGCAAACCCAGGCTTCGCTGCCGGCATCGACCTTCCACTTCACGGTGCCCAAGGGGGCCGACGTGCTCAAGCAGTAA
- the brnQ gene encoding branched-chain amino acid transport system II carrier protein, whose product MKKLKTWDIFALGFMTFALFLGAGNIIFPPMVGLAAGENLLGASTGFLLTGVGLPLLGVVALARVGGGLDTLTSPIGRIAGLVLAVAIYLTIGPLFATPRTATVSFEMGLAPFVGNTPAMLLAFTIAYFVAVALLSLFPGKLMDNVGKIITPVLILALAVLGGSAVLAPVDGYSLSTEAYATQAAAFSEGFLQGYQTMDALASLIFGIVIVNAIKAAGVSDSKLHTRYCIYAGIIAATCLGLVYASLMYLGATNSELAVNATTGVQILTAFVQQTFGPAGLWLLAIVIMLACLTTGVGLITACSSFFSELTGISYRTMVIGLSVFSAAVANQGLAQLIAVAVPVLVGLYPVAIALIALSLLHRWNQPSRVYIPVMTVSLIFGLFDAAKAAKLDALVPAWLDKLPGAALGMGWVAPVVGVLVIAGLLDFAIGNRQSAANATRA is encoded by the coding sequence ATGAAAAAACTCAAGACCTGGGACATTTTTGCCCTCGGTTTCATGACCTTTGCCCTGTTCCTCGGGGCCGGCAACATCATCTTCCCTCCTATGGTGGGCCTGGCAGCCGGTGAAAACCTGCTCGGCGCCTCAACCGGCTTTCTGCTGACGGGTGTCGGTCTGCCCCTTCTCGGCGTAGTCGCTCTCGCACGCGTGGGTGGCGGCCTGGACACCTTGACCAGCCCCATAGGCCGCATTGCCGGCCTGGTGCTGGCAGTGGCCATCTATCTGACCATCGGCCCTCTGTTTGCAACGCCACGCACGGCGACCGTCTCCTTCGAGATGGGCCTGGCTCCCTTTGTCGGCAACACACCTGCCATGCTGCTGGCCTTCACCATCGCTTACTTCGTGGCGGTGGCGCTGCTGTCGCTCTTCCCCGGCAAGCTCATGGACAACGTGGGCAAGATCATCACGCCCGTGCTGATTCTGGCGCTTGCCGTGCTCGGCGGCTCCGCCGTGCTGGCCCCTGTGGATGGCTACAGTCTCAGCACCGAGGCCTATGCCACGCAGGCAGCCGCCTTTTCCGAAGGCTTTCTGCAGGGCTATCAGACCATGGACGCCCTTGCCTCGCTGATCTTCGGCATCGTCATCGTCAATGCGATCAAGGCGGCTGGAGTGAGCGACAGCAAGCTGCACACCCGCTACTGCATCTACGCCGGCATCATTGCCGCGACCTGCCTGGGCCTGGTCTATGCCTCGCTGATGTATCTGGGTGCCACCAACAGCGAGCTGGCTGTCAACGCCACCACCGGCGTGCAGATTCTCACGGCCTTTGTACAGCAGACCTTCGGCCCCGCAGGCCTGTGGCTGCTGGCCATCGTCATCATGCTGGCCTGCCTGACCACCGGCGTGGGCCTGATTACCGCTTGCAGCAGCTTCTTCAGCGAGCTGACTGGTATCTCCTACCGCACCATGGTCATCGGCCTGTCGGTCTTCAGTGCGGCCGTGGCCAACCAGGGCCTGGCCCAGTTGATTGCCGTCGCCGTGCCGGTGCTCGTGGGGCTGTACCCCGTGGCCATCGCCCTGATCGCTCTGAGCCTGCTGCACCGCTGGAATCAGCCGTCGCGCGTCTACATTCCCGTAATGACCGTCTCCCTGATCTTTGGCCTGTTCGATGCCGCCAAGGCTGCCAAGCTTGATGCCCTGGTGCCCGCCTGGCTGGACAAACTGCCCGGCGCTGCACTGGGCATGGGCTGGGTCGCCCCCGTGGTCGGTGTGCTGGTGATTGCAGGCCTGCTGGACTTCGCCATCGGCAACAGGCAAAGTGCCGCAAACGCCACGCGCGCCTGA